TTTTATTTTAGAGCTTTGTCAATTTGTGACGCCTTAGTATCCAGCAACTTTTGTATATCTTTATTTTTTTCGTAGTAAGTCAGATCACTGATCGTTTGTTGGAATGTCCTACTTACTTTTGGGTATTCAGGTAAAACTGGTCTAGCATGAGCGGTTTTAGAGTTTTGCTCGATAAGTATTTTCATTTGAGGGGATACTTCATCTTGCACTTCTTTGATTACGGATTTAGATGCTGGCAGTACACTATTTGCTAATGCTATTTCCTTAAGCGGTTCAGTGGATGTCATAAAATCGATCAAAGCCCCAGCTGCTTCCTTCTTATCTGTAGTAGATGACATCGCATATTGCCAGGATCCTGATGGTGAAACAAGTTTATTAGTATCAGGGGAGGTTGGATAAGGCATAACACCATATTCCACATCTGGATAACTGCTTTCCATTTCTGCAATAGTCCAAGAGCCTGTAAATTTCATAGGATATTTTCCAGTTTGAAACCCTTTTTCAACAGGAGTTTTTGTGGTAAACCCTTTTACCACCATATCCTGGATGAAGGTCATGGTTTTTACACTGTTTTCATCATTGTAAACACCCGTTGCTTTCGTTTTATCTTCTGAAACGATTGATCCTCCCTGTGACCACAAAAACGGAGAAAATGCATACATTAACCACTCGCTTTGGTCATTCAAGCCCATATCAATTGCAGGTTGATCATACTTTTTAACAAGAATCTCACAAAGCTCCATGAATTGATTCCAATCCCATGGTTTATCAACTGTAGGTAAAGTAGATAAATCAATGCCCGCATCTTTTAACATTTGCTTATTATAAAAAATACCGACACTTGATTCTGAATATCCTACAGCATACAATTTGTCCTTATATGTCCCTTGTTGGATAATACTTGGTAATAAATCATCTTTATTGCTTATATATTTACCGATTGGAGCAATAATCCTAGCTTTTGCATATGCCGCAGTATTCGGTCCATCTAAAGTTAAGACGTCCGGTAAAGTATTTGTTGTCAATGCGGCGTTAACCTTATCCTCATACCCGCCGCCACTTCCACTCCTAGGAATAAACTCAATTTTGGCTGTATAGTTTCCATCATTTTGCTCATTGAATCGATCGATAATTTTTTGCATTGCTTCACCTTCAGCCGTTTCTTTAGAGGTATGCACCCAAATCGATACTTCATTGGGATCTCCAGATGCTTTTTCATTACTGCAGGCTGCACTTCCTAATACCATGGACGTACAAACAATCAAAAGCATAATTTTTTTCATATTTCTAATTCCTCCCTCTCGAAAATAAAAGTCTCTTAAGCGTCTTGTGTGTTGAAAAGCTAAAAAAAATAAATTTCTCAAAATTAAGAATATTAACATCGGTTATGTAACCGCCTATATTCAAGATGATATGTCAATGGGCTTAATGTGTCAACCGGTTGACATAATTTTTTAAAAAATATATCCCTCCTGAAATATGAATGAAAGAAAGTGCTGTGGGTGATAACCCACTTACTTTCTTGTTGTCTCACTTTCGATTAATCTTACAGGTAAGATGGTTTCTGGATGAAT
The DNA window shown above is from Alkalihalobacillus sp. TS-13 and carries:
- a CDS encoding ABC transporter substrate-binding protein translates to MKKIMLLIVCTSMVLGSAACSNEKASGDPNEVSIWVHTSKETAEGEAMQKIIDRFNEQNDGNYTAKIEFIPRSGSGGGYEDKVNAALTTNTLPDVLTLDGPNTAAYAKARIIAPIGKYISNKDDLLPSIIQQGTYKDKLYAVGYSESSVGIFYNKQMLKDAGIDLSTLPTVDKPWDWNQFMELCEILVKKYDQPAIDMGLNDQSEWLMYAFSPFLWSQGGSIVSEDKTKATGVYNDENSVKTMTFIQDMVVKGFTTKTPVEKGFQTGKYPMKFTGSWTIAEMESSYPDVEYGVMPYPTSPDTNKLVSPSGSWQYAMSSTTDKKEAAGALIDFMTSTEPLKEIALANSVLPASKSVIKEVQDEVSPQMKILIEQNSKTAHARPVLPEYPKVSRTFQQTISDLTYYEKNKDIQKLLDTKASQIDKALK